The following coding sequences lie in one Klebsiella huaxiensis genomic window:
- the gap gene encoding type I glyceraldehyde-3-phosphate dehydrogenase: MSKLGINGFGRIGRLVLRRLLEVESSLEVVAINDLTSPKVLAYLLKHDSNYGPFPWSVDFTEDALIVDGKKITVYAEKEAQHIPWKAVGAELIVECTGFYTSTEKAQAHLSAGAKKVLISAPAGDMKTIVYNVNDDTLAADDTIISVASCTTNCLAPMAKVLNDAFGIKLGTMTTIHAYTGTQSLVDGPRGKDLRASRAAAENIIPHTTGAAKAIGLVIPELSGKLKGHAQRVPTKTGSVTELVSVLAKKVTAEEVNQAMKNAAANNESFGYTEEEIVSSDVIGSHFGSIYDATQLEIAEADDVQLVKTVAWYDNEYGFVTQLIRVLDKFAK; this comes from the coding sequence ATGAGCAAACTTGGGATTAATGGATTTGGCCGTATTGGACGTTTGGTGCTACGCCGGTTGTTGGAAGTGGAAAGTTCTTTAGAAGTGGTGGCCATTAACGACCTCACCTCGCCAAAAGTGCTGGCCTACCTGTTAAAGCATGACTCTAACTACGGCCCTTTCCCATGGAGTGTTGATTTTACTGAAGATGCGCTTATCGTCGATGGCAAAAAAATCACCGTGTACGCTGAAAAAGAGGCTCAGCATATTCCGTGGAAAGCGGTGGGTGCCGAGCTGATCGTCGAGTGTACCGGTTTTTATACCTCCACTGAGAAAGCGCAGGCCCACCTGAGCGCAGGTGCGAAAAAGGTGCTGATTTCCGCACCGGCAGGCGATATGAAAACCATCGTTTACAACGTTAACGATGACACCCTGGCCGCAGACGATACCATTATTTCCGTCGCCTCCTGCACCACCAACTGTCTGGCGCCGATGGCAAAAGTCCTTAACGATGCGTTCGGTATTAAGCTAGGCACCATGACCACTATCCACGCCTATACCGGCACCCAGTCGTTGGTTGATGGTCCACGCGGTAAAGATCTGCGAGCTTCGCGCGCGGCGGCGGAAAACATCATTCCGCATACTACTGGAGCCGCGAAAGCGATCGGTCTGGTTATCCCGGAACTCAGCGGTAAATTAAAAGGCCATGCCCAGCGCGTACCGACCAAAACAGGCTCGGTAACGGAACTGGTCTCCGTACTGGCGAAAAAAGTCACCGCCGAAGAGGTCAATCAGGCGATGAAAAATGCGGCGGCGAACAATGAATCCTTCGGCTATACCGAAGAGGAAATTGTCTCGTCAGATGTGATTGGTAGTCATTTCGGTTCAATTTACGATGCCACGCAGCTTGAGATAGCCGAAGCCGATGATGTTCAGTTGGTTAAAACGGTGGCCTGGTACGATAACGAATATGGCTTTGTCACCCAGTTGATTCGCGTACTGGATAAATTCGCAAAATAA
- the aldA gene encoding aldehyde dehydrogenase translates to MTAPVQHPMYIDGQFESGRGDAWIDVINPATEALLSRIPDGSAEDAQRAILAAERAQPGWEALPAIERAGWLRKIAAGIRERADEIAALIVAEGGKIQQLAAVEVSFTADYLDYMAEWARRYEGEIVQSDRPGENILVFKRALGVTTGILPWNFPFFLIARKLAPALITGNTIVIKPSEFTPNNAIAFAQIVHDIGLPKGVFNLVLGRGETVGQELAGNPKVAMVSMTGSVVAGEKIMAAAAKNITKVCLELGGKAPAIVMDDADLELAVKAVVDSRVINTGQVCNCVERVYVQKGIYDRFVNRLGEAMKAVQFGDPASRDDIAMGPLINAAALERVEQKVAKAVVQGARVVLGGKAVTGKGYFYPPTLLLDVRQEMDIVHEETFGPVLPVVAFDTLEEALAMANDSDYGLTSSIYTRDLNVAMKAIKGLKFGETYINRENFEAMQGFHAGWRKSGIGGADGRHGLNEYLQTQVVYLQA, encoded by the coding sequence ATGACAGCACCCGTTCAACACCCTATGTATATTGACGGCCAGTTTGAATCTGGCCGCGGTGATGCCTGGATTGATGTTATCAACCCGGCGACGGAAGCGCTGCTTTCGCGCATTCCTGACGGGAGCGCGGAGGATGCACAGCGGGCGATTCTGGCGGCTGAGAGGGCGCAGCCGGGCTGGGAAGCCTTGCCAGCCATTGAACGCGCGGGGTGGCTACGCAAAATTGCTGCCGGTATTCGCGAGCGGGCAGATGAAATCGCTGCGCTGATTGTTGCTGAAGGCGGGAAAATCCAGCAACTGGCGGCGGTGGAAGTCTCATTTACCGCTGATTACCTCGACTATATGGCCGAATGGGCACGCCGCTATGAAGGTGAAATCGTGCAGAGCGACCGTCCGGGCGAAAACATACTGGTCTTTAAACGCGCGCTGGGCGTAACGACCGGTATTTTGCCGTGGAACTTCCCGTTCTTTCTGATTGCCCGCAAATTGGCTCCGGCGCTGATTACCGGCAATACCATCGTGATTAAACCGAGCGAATTTACGCCGAATAACGCTATCGCTTTCGCACAAATTGTCCATGATATCGGCCTGCCGAAAGGGGTCTTTAACCTGGTGCTGGGCCGTGGCGAAACTGTGGGTCAGGAACTGGCGGGTAACCCGAAAGTCGCGATGGTCAGCATGACCGGCAGCGTGGTGGCAGGTGAGAAAATCATGGCCGCTGCGGCGAAAAATATCACCAAAGTTTGTCTTGAACTGGGCGGTAAAGCGCCAGCCATCGTGATGGACGACGCAGATCTTGAGCTGGCGGTAAAAGCGGTGGTTGATTCACGCGTAATTAATACCGGGCAGGTGTGTAACTGCGTCGAGCGCGTGTATGTGCAAAAAGGGATTTACGACCGCTTCGTTAACCGACTTGGTGAAGCGATGAAAGCAGTGCAGTTTGGCGACCCGGCATCACGAGACGATATCGCCATGGGGCCGTTGATCAACGCCGCCGCGCTGGAGCGCGTTGAGCAGAAGGTGGCGAAGGCGGTCGTGCAGGGCGCCCGCGTGGTCCTTGGGGGTAAAGCGGTAACTGGCAAAGGCTATTTTTATCCGCCGACGCTGCTGCTGGACGTGCGTCAGGAGATGGACATCGTTCATGAAGAGACGTTTGGCCCGGTACTGCCGGTGGTGGCGTTTGACACGCTTGAAGAGGCGCTGGCAATGGCCAACGATAGCGATTATGGCCTGACCTCATCTATCTATACTCGTGACCTGAATGTCGCTATGAAGGCGATAAAAGGGCTGAAGTTCGGCGAAACCTATATCAACCGTGAAAACTTTGAAGCAATGCAGGGCTTCCATGCCGGATGGCGTAAATCGGGAATTGGCGGCGCAGATGGGCGTCATGGCCTGAATGAGTATCTGCAAACTCAGGTGGTCTATTTGCAAGCCTAA